Proteins from a single region of Bos javanicus breed banteng chromosome 7, ARS-OSU_banteng_1.0, whole genome shotgun sequence:
- the LOC133251457 gene encoding ovomucoid-like produces the protein MEKMKTFFVALMVIGYFSYIFSNIGDKDISCSYYQKKTVQQKHTCSIRVSPICASNNVTYSNSCVYCFAKIALEFTLSVQHFGKCQKFKKS, from the exons atggaaaagatgaaaactttctTTGTGGCTCTCATGGTTATTGGCTATTTCTCAT atattttttctaaCATCGGAGATAAG GACATTTCGTGCAGTTATTATCAAAAGAAGACTGTACAACAGAAACACACATGTTCCATAAGAGTCAGCCCAATATGTGCCTCTAATAATGTTACATATTCTAACTCCTGCGTGTACTGCTTTGCTAAAAT AGCTTTGGAATTCACTCTTTCAGTtcaacattttggaaaatgtcaGAAGTTCAAAAAATCTTGA